In Papaver somniferum cultivar HN1 chromosome 1, ASM357369v1, whole genome shotgun sequence, a genomic segment contains:
- the LOC113308877 gene encoding protein FAR1-RELATED SEQUENCE 5-like isoform X1 — MADVNFGREIMEVDSSSEGSFDSGRHCESTATQMVDGPINSSPHMEIIPSVGSPQLDVEPGVDSPQLVETTSITETDSQLITVDLTPFFVTDQVFDSREATIEWCQEVGKKKNTVLVISHSKKTLKGKGSRITLGCERSGWYTDHKKKSLQPKPPEPRKRKSRTRKCGCPFQLKCDWVEGNKWTLRVVCGRHNHELSDTLTGHAYAGRLKEEEKQLVLHLTATGVPPQQVLIALKEKSKENYSTLKTIYNVKSKHRKSQVEGKSAMQQVMELLAQYHYVEKHRSNEETNEVRDIFWAHPETMLLAKCFPSVLMVDSTCKTNRFKMPLIHIVGISSTGKLFTVAFAFMEAETEQHYIWALTQLKWMYMPNTLPSLFVTDRESALVNAIDIVFPRSSRLLCTWHLNQQVQTNCEKAFEDNEEWEQFHTDWNHVWKAETMDEYGDAYADFATKWAPKYPSCIVYLRDTWLIQKEKFALAWTNKIKHFGNTTTKADKEHENLRKYLVSAVDSYSSCWKAMHNMIKDEIAQIKLSFELSLTTLNQEHLSPALEELRNHVSHKALELVLFEVHRADNLGNEESSCSCFLHSTHGLPCAHELVKYVPQGKAIPLLNIDSHWKQLSIVPTQELYNGFDVLPEFQLLRQRWIEAVEPRRSLLLRKIKDIATFKPRN; from the exons ATGGCGGATGTTAATTTTGGGAGAGAAATTATGGAGGTCGATTCTTCTTCTGAGGGCTCCTTTGATTCTGGCAGGCACTGTGAATCAACAGCGACTCAG ATGGTGGATGGACCGATTAACAGTAGTCCACATATGGAGATAATTCCAAGTGTTGGTAGTCCACAACTAGATGTGGAGCCAGGAGTTGATAGTCCGCAACTAGTAGAGACGACATCAATAACTGAAACAGATTCCCAACTGATAACTGTTGATTTGACACCTTTTTTTGTCACAGATCAG GTGTTTGACTCACGCGAAGCCACTATAGAGTGGTGTCAAGAGGTCGGGAAGAAGAAAAACACGGTACTTGTGATCTCACACTCGAAGAAAACACTAAAAGGAAAGGGGTCAAGAATTACACTTGGATGTGAAAGAAGTGGTTGGTATACGGACCATAAGAAAAAGAGTTTACAACCCAAACCTCCTGAGCCAAGGAAAAGAAAGAGCAGAACTAGAAAATGTGGTTGTCCTTTTCAATTGAAATGCGATTGGGTAGAAGGAAATAAGTGGACTCTTCGTGTAGTGTGTGGACGTCATAATCACGAGTTATCAGACACACTGACTGGGCATGCATATGCTGGTAGGTTGAAAGAGGAAGAGAAGCAATTAGTACTTCATTTGACAGCAACTGGTGTTCCACCACAACAGGTACTTATAGCACTTAAAGAGAAGAGCAAAGAAAATTattcaactttgaaaacaatatacAATGTAAAGTCCAAACATCGGAAGAGTCAGGTTGAAGGTAAGTCTGCAATGCAACAAGTGATGGAGTTATTGGCTCAATACCATTATGTAGAAAAGCATAGAAGTAATGAAGAAACAAACGAGGTAAGAGATATATTCTGGGCTCATCCAGAAACGATGTTATTGGCCAAATGTTTCCCATCGGTTTTAATGGTCGATTCCACATGCAAGACTAATAGATTTAAGATGCCGCTCATTCATATTGTAGGCATTTCGTCAACAGGGAAACTCTTCACAGTTGCATTTGCCTTTATGGAGGCGGAGACAGAACAACATTATATTTGGGCTTTAACGCAGTTGAAATGGATGTATATGCCAAATACATTGCCATCCTTATTTGTCACAGATAGAGAGAGTGCATTGGTAAATGCAATTGATATTGTATTTCCGAGATCAAGTAGGCTGCTTTGCACGTGGCACTTAAATCAGCAGGTGCAGACCAACTGTGAGAAGGCTTTTGAAGATAATGAAGAGTGGGAACAGTTTCACACTGATTGGAATCATGTTTGGAAAGCTGAGACGATGGATGAATATGGCGATGCTTATGCTGATTTTGCAACAAAATGGGCACCAAAATACCCATCATGCATCGTATACTTGCGTGATACATGGCTGATACAGAAAGAAAAATTTGCTTTGGCGTGGACAAATAAGATCAAACACTTCGGCAACACTACGACAAAGGCTGACAAAGAGCATGAAAACCTTAGGAAGTATCTAGTTTCTGCTGTAGACAGTTATAGTAGTTGTTGGAAAGCAATGCACAACATGATAAAAGATGAAATTGCTCAAATTAAATTATCTTTCGAGCTAAGTCTGACCACATTGAATCAAGAACATTTGTCACCTGCTTtggaggagttgaggaaccatGTATCTCATAAGGCTTTGGAGCTTGTATTGTTTGAAGTTCATCGTGCAGACAATCTTGGCAACGAAGAGTCCTCGTGCAGCTGTTTCCTCCACTCTACACACGGACTTCCTTGTGCACATGAATTGGTAAAATATGTTCCTCAGGGTAAGGCTATCCCTCTGTTGAACATTGACTCACACTGGAAGCAACTTTCAATTGTTCCGACACAAGAGCTATATAATGGATTTGATGTCCTACCGGAATTTCAATTGTTGAGACAGAGATGGATAGAAGCAGTGGAACCCAGACGTTCCTTGCTGTTACGAAAGATAAAGGACATTGCAACATTCAAACCCCGGAATTAA
- the LOC113308847 gene encoding mediator of RNA polymerase II transcription subunit 28-like isoform X1 yields the protein MSLYYRGSEREREIKDLGSFILSNLQKQTFTIYNMAERHQTDQQLHSPHQGEDMIACVESLEAALLPCLPARELQAIDRSPHPSHQIDVERHARDFMEAAKKLQLYFIGLQHEELPTKEATLQKEIAEMEEEMRTKTQLIKKHEKLILGWRKELKDQLDKHITELERV from the exons ATGTCTCTCTACTACAGAGGaagcgagagagagagagagatcaag GATTTGGGTTCATTCATTCTCAGTAATTTACAGAAACAAACTTTTACAATTTACAATATGGCCGAGAGACATCAAACTGATCAGCAACTGCATTCACCGCATCAAGGTGAAGATATGATTGCTTGTGTAGAGTCATTAGAAGCTGCCTTGCTTCCATGCTTGCCTGCTAGGGAGCTGCAAGCAATAGACCGTTCTCCTCATCCTTCTCACCAAA TTGACGTGGAGAGACATGCAAGAGATTTCATGGAAGCTGCCAAGAAACTACAATTGTATTTTATTGGACTGCAACATGAAGAGCTCCCCACAAAAGAAGCAACTCTCCAAAAG GAGATTGcagaaatggaagaagagatgAGGACTAAGACACAGCTGATAAAGAAGCACGAGAAATTAATCCTAGGGTGGAGGAAAGAGTTGAAAGACCAGCTTGATAAACACATTACAGAGCTGGAAAGAGTTTAA
- the LOC113308861 gene encoding uncharacterized protein LOC113308861, with protein MTWKEKKALQNERVVSLSGKPVKKQRVPLSLARVTMKKQKERQQKTLQEDMVLGRFGGNKSTSSNRDPGKRKAEDSVLRSTQRRTYERANRSFSPGRPPGPQA; from the exons ATGACATGGAAAGAAAAGAAGGCTTTGCAAAATGAAAGGGTAGTTTCTCTCAGTGGGAAG CCTGTTAAGAAGCAAAGAGTACCACTGAGTCTTGCAAGAGTCACAATGAAGAAACAAAAGGAAAGACAACAGAAAACGCTACAAGAG GATATGGTTCTCGGTCGTTTTGGGGGGAACAAATCAACTTCTAGTAATAGAGACCCAGGGAAGCGAAAGGCGGAGGATAGCGTACTGAGGTCAACTCAGAGACGGACCTATGAGAGGGCTAACCGGAGCTTTAGCCCCGGTCGCCCTCCCGGTCCACAAGCCTAA
- the LOC113308847 gene encoding mediator of RNA polymerase II transcription subunit 28-like isoform X2 codes for MAERHQTDQQLHSPHQGEDMIACVESLEAALLPCLPARELQAIDRSPHPSHQIDVERHARDFMEAAKKLQLYFIGLQHEELPTKEATLQKEIAEMEEEMRTKTQLIKKHEKLILGWRKELKDQLDKHITELERV; via the exons ATGGCCGAGAGACATCAAACTGATCAGCAACTGCATTCACCGCATCAAGGTGAAGATATGATTGCTTGTGTAGAGTCATTAGAAGCTGCCTTGCTTCCATGCTTGCCTGCTAGGGAGCTGCAAGCAATAGACCGTTCTCCTCATCCTTCTCACCAAA TTGACGTGGAGAGACATGCAAGAGATTTCATGGAAGCTGCCAAGAAACTACAATTGTATTTTATTGGACTGCAACATGAAGAGCTCCCCACAAAAGAAGCAACTCTCCAAAAG GAGATTGcagaaatggaagaagagatgAGGACTAAGACACAGCTGATAAAGAAGCACGAGAAATTAATCCTAGGGTGGAGGAAAGAGTTGAAAGACCAGCTTGATAAACACATTACAGAGCTGGAAAGAGTTTAA
- the LOC113308877 gene encoding protein FAR1-RELATED SEQUENCE 5-like isoform X2 — translation MLILGEKLWRSILLLRAPLILAGTVNQQRLRKMVDGPINSSPHMEIIPSVGSPQLDVEPGVDSPQLVETTSITETDSQLITVDLTPFFVTDQVFDSREATIEWCQEVGKKKNTVLVISHSKKTLKGKGSRITLGCERSGWYTDHKKKSLQPKPPEPRKRKSRTRKCGCPFQLKCDWVEGNKWTLRVVCGRHNHELSDTLTGHAYAGRLKEEEKQLVLHLTATGVPPQQVLIALKEKSKENYSTLKTIYNVKSKHRKSQVEGKSAMQQVMELLAQYHYVEKHRSNEETNEVRDIFWAHPETMLLAKCFPSVLMVDSTCKTNRFKMPLIHIVGISSTGKLFTVAFAFMEAETEQHYIWALTQLKWMYMPNTLPSLFVTDRESALVNAIDIVFPRSSRLLCTWHLNQQVQTNCEKAFEDNEEWEQFHTDWNHVWKAETMDEYGDAYADFATKWAPKYPSCIVYLRDTWLIQKEKFALAWTNKIKHFGNTTTKADKEHENLRKYLVSAVDSYSSCWKAMHNMIKDEIAQIKLSFELSLTTLNQEHLSPALEELRNHVSHKALELVLFEVHRADNLGNEESSCSCFLHSTHGLPCAHELVKYVPQGKAIPLLNIDSHWKQLSIVPTQELYNGFDVLPEFQLLRQRWIEAVEPRRSLLLRKIKDIATFKPRN, via the exons ATGTTAATTTTGGGAGAGAAATTATGGAGGTCGATTCTTCTTCTGAGGGCTCCTTTGATTCTGGCAGGCACTGTGAATCAACAGCGACTCAG GAAGATGGTGGATGGACCGATTAACAGTAGTCCACATATGGAGATAATTCCAAGTGTTGGTAGTCCACAACTAGATGTGGAGCCAGGAGTTGATAGTCCGCAACTAGTAGAGACGACATCAATAACTGAAACAGATTCCCAACTGATAACTGTTGATTTGACACCTTTTTTTGTCACAGATCAG GTGTTTGACTCACGCGAAGCCACTATAGAGTGGTGTCAAGAGGTCGGGAAGAAGAAAAACACGGTACTTGTGATCTCACACTCGAAGAAAACACTAAAAGGAAAGGGGTCAAGAATTACACTTGGATGTGAAAGAAGTGGTTGGTATACGGACCATAAGAAAAAGAGTTTACAACCCAAACCTCCTGAGCCAAGGAAAAGAAAGAGCAGAACTAGAAAATGTGGTTGTCCTTTTCAATTGAAATGCGATTGGGTAGAAGGAAATAAGTGGACTCTTCGTGTAGTGTGTGGACGTCATAATCACGAGTTATCAGACACACTGACTGGGCATGCATATGCTGGTAGGTTGAAAGAGGAAGAGAAGCAATTAGTACTTCATTTGACAGCAACTGGTGTTCCACCACAACAGGTACTTATAGCACTTAAAGAGAAGAGCAAAGAAAATTattcaactttgaaaacaatatacAATGTAAAGTCCAAACATCGGAAGAGTCAGGTTGAAGGTAAGTCTGCAATGCAACAAGTGATGGAGTTATTGGCTCAATACCATTATGTAGAAAAGCATAGAAGTAATGAAGAAACAAACGAGGTAAGAGATATATTCTGGGCTCATCCAGAAACGATGTTATTGGCCAAATGTTTCCCATCGGTTTTAATGGTCGATTCCACATGCAAGACTAATAGATTTAAGATGCCGCTCATTCATATTGTAGGCATTTCGTCAACAGGGAAACTCTTCACAGTTGCATTTGCCTTTATGGAGGCGGAGACAGAACAACATTATATTTGGGCTTTAACGCAGTTGAAATGGATGTATATGCCAAATACATTGCCATCCTTATTTGTCACAGATAGAGAGAGTGCATTGGTAAATGCAATTGATATTGTATTTCCGAGATCAAGTAGGCTGCTTTGCACGTGGCACTTAAATCAGCAGGTGCAGACCAACTGTGAGAAGGCTTTTGAAGATAATGAAGAGTGGGAACAGTTTCACACTGATTGGAATCATGTTTGGAAAGCTGAGACGATGGATGAATATGGCGATGCTTATGCTGATTTTGCAACAAAATGGGCACCAAAATACCCATCATGCATCGTATACTTGCGTGATACATGGCTGATACAGAAAGAAAAATTTGCTTTGGCGTGGACAAATAAGATCAAACACTTCGGCAACACTACGACAAAGGCTGACAAAGAGCATGAAAACCTTAGGAAGTATCTAGTTTCTGCTGTAGACAGTTATAGTAGTTGTTGGAAAGCAATGCACAACATGATAAAAGATGAAATTGCTCAAATTAAATTATCTTTCGAGCTAAGTCTGACCACATTGAATCAAGAACATTTGTCACCTGCTTtggaggagttgaggaaccatGTATCTCATAAGGCTTTGGAGCTTGTATTGTTTGAAGTTCATCGTGCAGACAATCTTGGCAACGAAGAGTCCTCGTGCAGCTGTTTCCTCCACTCTACACACGGACTTCCTTGTGCACATGAATTGGTAAAATATGTTCCTCAGGGTAAGGCTATCCCTCTGTTGAACATTGACTCACACTGGAAGCAACTTTCAATTGTTCCGACACAAGAGCTATATAATGGATTTGATGTCCTACCGGAATTTCAATTGTTGAGACAGAGATGGATAGAAGCAGTGGAACCCAGACGTTCCTTGCTGTTACGAAAGATAAAGGACATTGCAACATTCAAACCCCGGAATTAA